From Solea solea chromosome 20, fSolSol10.1, whole genome shotgun sequence, one genomic window encodes:
- the marcksl1b gene encoding MARCKS-related protein 1-B, with product MGSQASKGGEVATEGNAAAAAAAAGGGEAGDAAAVKTNGQENGHVKTNGDVSSKPDGDAAATNGSAEATKEPEAGAGGDAIEPAPAADGEAAKPEGEAVAKETPKKKKKKFSLKKSFNFKLNLKKSKKTEAVKEEVVADADAAAAAAAPSEEKPAENGATTPAEEKKEEVKEEAAAAAVAAAPAETPKAEEAPAKEEAPKEEAKEAAAPAPEATKPTEESSSTPAPSEKKE from the exons ATGGGATCCCAGGCATCCAAAGGAGGAGAGGTGGCCACGGAGGGgaacgctgctgctgcagctgctgctgctggaggaggagaagctggtGATGCTGCAGCTGTCAAAACCAACGGACAG GAGAATGGACATGTGAAAACCAATGGCGACGTCTCCTCAAAGCCTGACGGGGACGCTGCTGCCACCAACGGCTCAGCTGAGGCGACCAAGGAGCCTGAAGCGGGCGCGGGAGGCGACGCCATCGAGCCAGCACCCGCTGCAGATGGAGAGGCTGCCAAACCCGAAGGCGAGGCTGTTGCCAAGGAGACccctaagaagaagaagaagaagttctcCCTGAAGAAGTCATTCAACTTTAAGCTGAACCTGAAGAAGAGCAAGAAAACCGAGGCTGTCAAAGAGGAAGTGGTGGCGGATGCGgatgctgccgccgccgctgcggCGCCGTCTGAGGAAAAGCCCGCTGAGAATGGAGCCACCACtccagcagaggagaagaaggaggaggtgaaggaggaggctgctgctgctgctgtggctgctgctccGGCTGAGACCCCCAAGGCAGAGGAGGCCCCAGCGAAAGAGGAGGCCCCCAAGGAGGAGGCCAAGGAGGCAGCTGCTCCAGCCCCTGAGGCCACAAAACCAACAGAGGAGAGCAGCTCGACCCCTGCTCCTTCTGAAAAGAAAGAGTGA